In the genome of Amphiura filiformis chromosome 4, Afil_fr2py, whole genome shotgun sequence, one region contains:
- the LOC140149683 gene encoding uncharacterized protein: protein MKLAVKLLLLAVIGLCVFDAFVSAGPFAEKTKQGKQKGDKRKIAKEPLKFRRERPSGYATGKVKPQQGGQQKPWDGVRVHPPMQKGQGGQGHPLAKDGHGYGEYGYPKQGGQGRQSHPPKQKGRGRQGYPPKKNDGNGQLPMDGKHGGQLYSPLTGKIKGIGAGIMDAKLKLMKEPMKLKKLRPAYQGGHAGGKKNPTQGEHKPWSGPQVHQKMQTGQRGQGHPPVLDEFVYDGHGFHPGQRGNFIKGHPMKQKADGRKGQQSKQGGYGGRGQGGHGGQGHVPTQGGHGFPPIQHDTHVCSCGADTCTNIKPPTPEVGNLVCEYHRDTGCTVCIRLMSAYAEPEISKCCTFPKFAEDLESDHPRFVGQIHGHDTSQMRCKVYKEDGTDHGTTVNLLDLGGACPVHPDFRDRKFLAEFFEEKGCKVTLKGTACVEDEEAQAGGAGYNNDAGLIGGINDMLGKK, encoded by the exons ATGAAGTTGGCTGTTAAGCTACTCCTTCTTGCTGTTATCGGGCTATGTGTCTTCGATGCCTTTGTTTCTGCTGGACCATTCGCAGAAAAGACTAAACAAGGAAAACAGAAAGGTGACAAACGTAAGATCGCAAAAGAGCCATTGAAGTTTAGAAGAGAACGTCCAAGTGGGTATGCAACCGGCAAGGTTAAACCGCAGCAAGGAGGACAACAAAAACCATGGGACGGCGTGCGAGTTCATCCACCAATGCAAAAAGGACAAGGCGGACAGGGTCATCCACTCGCAAAGGATGGACACGGGTATGGTGAATATGGGTATCCTAAGCAGGGAGGACAAGGCAGACAAAGTCACCCACCAAAGCAGAAAGGACGCGGTAGACAAGGTTATCCACCAAAGAAGAATGACGGGAATGGTCAACTACCAATGGACGGGAAACACGGTGGACAACTTTACTCACCGCTCACAGGAAAGATTAAAGGAATCGGTGCAGGTATAATGGACGCCAAACTTAAGTTAATGAAAGAACCAATGAAGTTGAAAAAACTTCGCCCAGCTTACCAAGGCGGACATGCAGGCGGCAAGAAAAACCCGACTCAAGGAGAGCACAAACCATGGAGTGGCCCACAAGTTCACCAGAAAATGCAGACAGGACAACGCGGACAAGGTCACCCACCCGTACTGGATGAATTCGTGTACGATGGACATGGGTTTCACCCGGGGCAGAGAGGAAATTTCATAAAGGGTCACCCAATGAAGCAGAAAGCAGACGGTCGCAAAGGTCAACAATCAAAGCAAGGAGGTTACGGAGGGAGAGGTCAGGGCGGACACGGTGGACAAGGTCACGTACCAACGCAAGGAGGACATGGTTTCCCGCCAATACAACACGACAC GCATGTTTGTTCTTGCGGAGCAGACACCTGCACTAATATCAAGCCTCCTACTCCCGAGGTAGGGAACCTGGTATGTGAGTACCACCGTGATACCGGCTGCACGGTGTGTATACGGCTTATGAG TGCTTATGCTGAACCAGAGATTAGTAAGTGTTGCACTTTCCCCAAATTTGCTGAAGATCTTGAAAGTGACCATCCCAGATTTGTCGGGCAGATACATGGTCATGATACATCCCAAATGAGGTGCAAGGTTTACAAAGAAGATGG GACTGATCATGGAACAACCGTGAATCTGCTGGATCTCGGCGGTGCATGTCCAGTCCATCCGGACTTCCGTGACCGTAAATTTTTGGCTGAGTTCTTCGAAGAAAAGGGATGCAAGGTTACTTTGAAAGGAACAG CTTGTGTGGAGGACGAGGAAGCCCAGGCTGGTGGGGCAGGATATAACAACGATGCAGGTCTTATCGGGGGTATCAACGACATGTTGGGCAAAAAATAA